The DNA window TTTGGAATAGTAGTCTTTACTACCATTTCATAGCCCGCAATATGCATGGCCGTGGGAAAGGTGTCGTTGGAAGATTGGGATTTATTGACATCGTCATTGGGGTGTACCGATTTTTTTTCATCGCTGAGTTGGCCACCTTGTAATACATGCGCTCTATTGGCGATGACCTCATTGCAATTCATATTGGATTGTGTTCCCGAGCCGGTTTGCCATACTACCAATGGAAACTGATCATCTAGTTTTCCTTCCAGTATTTCATCACAGACTTTAGAAATAAGATCAGCTTTGGATTGGTCCAAAACCCCCAATTCAGCATTGGTTTGGGCTGCAGACTTTTTGAGAATGGCAAAAGCGCGAATGATTTCAATTGGCATTTTATCATTGCCTATTTTAAAATTTTGAAGCGATCGCTGGGTTTGGGCTCCCCAATATTTATCTTCCGGGACTTTTACCTCTCCCATGGTGTCATTTTCGATTCTGTGGCTCATGATTTATTTAGGTTTTGGAGAGGTAAAAATAATGGCTTTTACTGGTTTTAAAAATCATGATTTATGCGTTTGTTAGAAGGAGTTTTTATTCGAATAAGATTCAAGCCAATACAAGGGTACTCGGCTTTCAATGATTTGGGAAAGGAATTTTTGGAATCTCTATTCCTTGATTGGAGATTCCAAGGACAAGCCTTGGAATGACGTTCAACCTATTCGTCATTCCAAGATTCCGGAACGGAATTCCTGGAATCTCTACTTTTTTGGAGGACACCCAAAACTCGCCCTCGTATAAGCGTTAGGTAGAGCGATAGATGTACGAGGGCGCCCAAATAAAATCACTCTTTAATAATCTTCCCTCTTCCGCTAGTTATTGGAATCACCTGTCTTTCACTTCTAATATCATAAAAATAAAGCCCCCGTGGCAAACCTGATAATGATATGGTGTTTAGGTCGCTATGTAGCAGTTTGTTTATTTGCAGCCTTCCTTGAAAGTCATAAAGCCTGAATTTGGTATCAGAATTGAAATCATCAAATTCGATTATTAAATAATCTGTTGCCGGATTCGGATAGATTTTTACCTCTTCTGATGATTCCTTTATTAGACTTGAAACCGGTTGTCTAAAAGAATAATAATATTTGAACTCATCTGTGAATTCCTGAGGACCTTGATATTCGAAGAATGAGGAATCCCAAATAACAGGGTTTTGAGCAAAAGAAAAGCCAGGGGTATATCCAAATAAATTGTCTATTACGAAAGGAGTGCCTACTTCAGTAAGAAGTATATTTAAATCATATCCATATTTGACAGTTCTTATTTTGCCATTGTAATTATCCCAATGTTCAATTGGGTTGTTATTATTATCGTAGCTTATATATTCTGTAAAACTTACGAATGTGTGACTTAAAGTCGAATCAATACCACCATGAGTTATGGAATCATACCTTGTCATACTTTGATTGTAATGATATATTTCCCCAGATGAAGGCCTCCACTCAAGAGAGAGCATATTATAATAAAAATCAATTTCCTTCAGCAATAAACTGGCATTATTATAATACAACTTGGTTTTACGAGATAGTTCCGGAATATTATTATGTCCGCTGAACCTAAATATAGAATCAACACGATTGTTTACTGAAGAATAATAATATTTTAAACCCGATGAATATTGCCATACGTTTTGATTATCAAGATACTTATAGACTATTGAATCAGGCTTATCAATTCCGCCAAAATAATATTCCAGATAGCTAACTTTATTTGAATCTGAGCTAAATCTTTGTGTAATAGAGTCTACTAAAGAGGTATAATAAAATTTACTAGTTATTGTATCTGAATTAAACGCATAGAAGCCAATTATGCTATCAATGCGATTTTGCAAATCATAAATAATGAATGATTTGGTGGAATTAATTAAAACCGTCGAATCGTATTGATTTATCTTCAAACTATCCATAAAAAAAGATGCTCCGTTATTTTGATTGATCATTCTCAAAATTTTATCCCCTTGAATTCGGTGAGTTTTAAATGAGTTTTGAGAATGACTTAATATCTGGGAATTACCTTCAATTGACAATGCAATTAATATGATCACAAATGCAGTTTTCATTTTACTAATATCATAATTATTTAGACATAAAAATAGTAACTTAATCTCTTTAATTTTTTAATATATCGAGGCTGAATAATTTCAATGAAATTAGATTCAAATATTTACTTTTGAACCACCAATGAGCCCCAAAACTAAAAAAGCCTATTTCTGTCAAAACTGCGGTTATAATTCTGCCAAATGGCTGGGCAAATGCCCCTCCTGCAATGAGTGGAATACTTTTGTTGAAGAAATAATCCAAAAAGAAGGCAAGGCCCCGGACTGGAAAGATTCTACGTCTACTCAGATCTCTTCCAAACCAAAAAAAATCAGCGAGATCGATGCAAAAGTGGAAATGCGTTTGCCTACACCCGATTTTGAATTCAACCGCGTGCTTGGCGGTGGCATTGTGCCGGGATCTTTGGTGTTATTAGGAGGTGAACCCGGAATTGGTAAATCTACACTGATGCTTCAATTGGCTTTGCAATTGAAAAATGTAAATGTCCTTTATGTTTCGGGTGAGGAAAGCGAACGGCAAATTAAAATGCGCGCCGAGCGATTGAGTGAAGATCAAAGCTCCTGTTTTATTTTAACGGAAACCTCCACGCAAAATATTTTCAAGCAGATCCAGGAATTGCAACCGGATATTTTAATTGTCGATTCCATACAAACCCTCACTTCTTCATTCGTCGAATCTACAGCGGGAAGTGTTTCTCAGGTGCGGGAATGCACAGCGGAATTGATGAAGTACGCCAAAGAAAGTGGTACTCCTGTATTCATTATTGGTCATGTAACAAAAGACGGAAGTATTGCAGGCCCGAAAGTATTAGAGCATATGGTGGATACCGTATTGTATTTTGAAGGAGACAGACATTTGGCTTATAGAATTTTGCGAACCACAAAAAATAGATTCGGTTCCACTTCGGAACTCGGTTTGTATGAAATGAATAATTCTGGGTTGCGGGAAGTCAAAAATCCTTCTGAAATATTACTTTCTCAGCATGAAGATCATGTAAATGGAGTGGCTATCGGAGCAACAATAGAAGGAAACAGACCATTATTGATTGAAGTGCAATCTTTGGTGAGTCCTGCAACCTATGGCACACCGCAACGTTCAAGTACCGGATTCGATAATAAAAGATTAAATATGCTTCTGGCCGTACTGGAAAAAAGAGGTGGATTTAAATTGAGCGCACAGGATGTTTTTGTAAATATTGCTGGCGGTTTAAAAATTGAAGACCCCGCTCTTGATTTGGCGGTTTGCGCTTCAATTGTTTCGAGCTATATCGATGTTCCGGTAGATAATGGCACATCTTTTGCCGGTGAAGTTGGATTGGGAGGAGAGATTAGAGGAGTGAACAGAATAGAACAAAGAATAGGAGAAGCTGAAAAACTGGGATTTAAAAGAATTGCCATTTCAGGCAATAATTTAAAAGGAATAAATTCAGAACTATTTGAGATAAATATAGCTTCTTATACTAGATTTGAACAATTATTTAAATCAATATTTAAAAAATGATAAAAATGAAATATTCAATTTCTGCAAGCATTTTTACCTTAATTTTTGTGACGGTCTTTGCAATAAAAGGATTTTCAACAGAAGGGGGTATAATTGACGAAAATCTCAGGAAACCCGCTCCTGATTTCACTTTTAAAGATAAAGAAGGCAATGATGTATCGCTTTCAGACTTTAAAGGTAAGGTAGTTTATATGGATCTATGGGGCAGCTGGTGTAAGCCTTGTATAAAGGAAATGCCAAAATCAAAAGAGTTGCGAGAAGAAATCGGCAGCAGTGACAATGTAGTATTTCTGTATGTTGCCGTATTGGAGCCCGCCAAAGAAAAATGGTTGAAGGCCAATGAAAAATTTGAAATCGGAGGCGTGAGTTTAATTTCAAATGATCCGGAAGGAACGGATTTTAGGAATTTTTACGATCGCGGTGCAGTGCCCTGGTATTATCTCATCGATAAGAAAGGGAGAATTGCAGATATCAAAGCAAAAAGGCCATCAGAAGATGGCATTGCCGATGATATCAGAAAATTAATGGCAGAGTAAACAGAATAATTTTCAATACCAAAAGCCTTTTTGAATTATCAGAAAGGCTTTTTTTATGTCTAATTATGATTTAGAGCATAGGAAATTTCAGGATTGAATTTTATCTTAAGTGCGAATAAAATTTAGATCATGAACTTTCATCCTAATGAAATAGTATTGATTTATGATCCGGAATCGGAAATAGGCAAACAGACTCTGGCTTATGCAAAAAGTATAAACAATCATATCAGAGAGATTGATTATACCAAAACAACATTAACACCAACAAGCTGGGAACAAATACTGGAACTCGTCGATTTGGAACCAAAAAAAATTATGGATAGATCATCAGAATTCTATCAAAACCGAATAAAGGGGCGAGATATAGACATCGATGGAATGCTGAAAATTTTGGTACACAAACCCGACTTATTGGCCGGACCAATTGCCATTCACGGCAAGACTGCCCTTGTGTGTAAAAATCCGGTAGATGTAATGAAGGTTAAATAAGACCTTTTTTATTTCTCGATTTCAAAATC is part of the Hyphobacterium sp. CCMP332 genome and encodes:
- a CDS encoding T9SS type A sorting domain-containing protein, with the protein product MKTAFVIILIALSIEGNSQILSHSQNSFKTHRIQGDKILRMINQNNGASFFMDSLKINQYDSTVLINSTKSFIIYDLQNRIDSIIGFYAFNSDTITSKFYYTSLVDSITQRFSSDSNKVSYLEYYFGGIDKPDSIVYKYLDNQNVWQYSSGLKYYYSSVNNRVDSIFRFSGHNNIPELSRKTKLYYNNASLLLKEIDFYYNMLSLEWRPSSGEIYHYNQSMTRYDSITHGGIDSTLSHTFVSFTEYISYDNNNNPIEHWDNYNGKIRTVKYGYDLNILLTEVGTPFVIDNLFGYTPGFSFAQNPVIWDSSFFEYQGPQEFTDEFKYYYSFRQPVSSLIKESSEEVKIYPNPATDYLIIEFDDFNSDTKFRLYDFQGRLQINKLLHSDLNTISLSGLPRGLYFYDIRSERQVIPITSGRGKIIKE
- the radA gene encoding DNA repair protein RadA translates to MSPKTKKAYFCQNCGYNSAKWLGKCPSCNEWNTFVEEIIQKEGKAPDWKDSTSTQISSKPKKISEIDAKVEMRLPTPDFEFNRVLGGGIVPGSLVLLGGEPGIGKSTLMLQLALQLKNVNVLYVSGEESERQIKMRAERLSEDQSSCFILTETSTQNIFKQIQELQPDILIVDSIQTLTSSFVESTAGSVSQVRECTAELMKYAKESGTPVFIIGHVTKDGSIAGPKVLEHMVDTVLYFEGDRHLAYRILRTTKNRFGSTSELGLYEMNNSGLREVKNPSEILLSQHEDHVNGVAIGATIEGNRPLLIEVQSLVSPATYGTPQRSSTGFDNKRLNMLLAVLEKRGGFKLSAQDVFVNIAGGLKIEDPALDLAVCASIVSSYIDVPVDNGTSFAGEVGLGGEIRGVNRIEQRIGEAEKLGFKRIAISGNNLKGINSELFEINIASYTRFEQLFKSIFKK
- a CDS encoding TlpA family protein disulfide reductase, which encodes MKYSISASIFTLIFVTVFAIKGFSTEGGIIDENLRKPAPDFTFKDKEGNDVSLSDFKGKVVYMDLWGSWCKPCIKEMPKSKELREEIGSSDNVVFLYVAVLEPAKEKWLKANEKFEIGGVSLISNDPEGTDFRNFYDRGAVPWYYLIDKKGRIADIKAKRPSEDGIADDIRKLMAE
- a CDS encoding glutaredoxin, coding for MNFHPNEIVLIYDPESEIGKQTLAYAKSINNHIREIDYTKTTLTPTSWEQILELVDLEPKKIMDRSSEFYQNRIKGRDIDIDGMLKILVHKPDLLAGPIAIHGKTALVCKNPVDVMKVK